The genomic window GGCGCCGATGCCCGACGACGACAGCCCGCTCCTCTACACGGAGCGCATTTCGCAATTCGTCGCGCTCCCACCCGCGGCGCTCGCAACACCGCTCCCCGCCCTCTGCGCCTCGGTCCTCTCCCCACTGCTCCTCTCCTACCTGGCGCCCGCGCACGGCGTGGTGCTCGCGTACGAGGACGTCGCGCTCTCCTCGTCGCCGCCCGGCCCGACCAGCCCCGCCGCCTCGCAGCCCGCCACAGCGCCCGAGACGGTCATGCTGCGCCACGTCGACGAATACGCCAGCCCGTTCCTCTGGGTGACGGCGACGTTCCTCGTCTGGCGCCCCCGGCCCAACAGGTTCATCACCGGCCGCGTCTCCCACCAGAGCAAAACGCACTTGACCCTCTCGTGCCTGAATCTGTTCCCCGTCTCGATCCTCGCGACGCACTTGCCGCAGGGCTGGACGTTTGCGCAGCGCGACGcaacggcggcggcggcggcggcagcgggGGCGAACGACGGACGGCTGGCGGACGAGGGGGGCGTGTGGGTGGATCAGGATGGGGAGGAGGTGGGTGGGGATCTGAGGGTGCGGCTTTTGGATTTCGATGCCAGGACGGATGGCAAGTCCAGGGGCAAGGGACTGCGGCTTGAGGCCAGCTTGTTgagcgaggacgaggagaagaggaggagggaGAAGGGCAAGGCCAAGGGCAAGGCCAAGCGGGGGATTCTCAAGGCGCAGGCTAGCCAGGAAGCGGATGTTGAGTAGGCGCTGGGGGGTCATGCATGGTGCGGCGTTTTATGGCGAAGGATTGTGTGTCAAGTCTCAAATGGGGGTATATTTTTTTGTTCCGGATACTCCACACCAAATGCCAGTATACGAATGCAACGAAGCAACCAATCAGTCCATCAATCACAAGTAGTCCTTCTTCCGCCCCGTGCGTGTGTACTGGTTCAGGTGCCACTCGACATCGCCCTCCTTGTTGTCCAGCGTGCCTGCCCGGATCTCAAACAGACGCATGCTCATGCGCGGCCCCACCTCGGCCAGCTCGACCGACTGGTAGCCGGTCTTGACGAAGACGTGGTGGCGGACTTCGATTGTGTCTTCGATGTTCTTGAAGCTGGGCGTGTTAGCGCGGGCTGTGGTGGACTTGGCTCACTCTGCAGACTTACGTGACGACACGGTTCCCGATCTTGGCGGTGGGCTCGCGCGGCGGGAACAGGTGCTTCAGGACCTGCACCACGCGCTTGCCCAGCTTCGACTCGAAGCCCTCGAAGATGAGGTGTGGGTACGACTCGGACACGGTGCCTCGCGCGCTGTTGGGGATGTCGGCCCTCAGCACGACGTTGTGCAGGCTGAAGCTGGCGGTGGGGCCGTGGGGGAAGTGGCTGACGGTGAGGGCGGTGGGCGTGCCTCTGTGCTCGTGCAGCAAGACAATGTCGCTGAGCCCGCTGCTCTTTGCGCTCTCGACCAGGTTGTTGAGGATCAGGTTGCCGCGGTTCAGGCGCACGCTGGTGGGCAGCAGCAGGCGCATCTCCTTGGCAAAGGTGCCCAGGCGCGACGACGGATCGCGCGACGTCGTCACCAGAATGCGCGGGTCCACGACGCCCGACAGCTGTGCGTACTCGTCGTCCAGCCCCAGCTCCTCTTCGACGGTGCGGTCTGCGCGGCTCTCATCGTACTTGAAGTCGGCGCGCAGGGCCTCGTCGTCGGCCAGCTCTCGGGTGAGCGGCTTGCCGGATGCCAGGGACGCCTTGAGCGCGGCGCGTTTGCTGGCGAGCTCGGCGTCGCGCAGTGTGAGGGCGCGCCGGTAGAGGTAGTCGCGGCGCTCGCGGGCCTGTTTGCGGATCATTGTGTCGCCGACGGACGGGTGGGTGAGGCGAAGCCGGGAAGAGGGGTCGAGGTTGAGGTTGAGGTAGAGGTTGTGGTAGAGGTTATGGAGCGGTCAGGGTGGACGGTGTGGAGCGGTCAGGGTAGAGGTTGTGGAGCGGTCAGGGTAGACGGTGTCGTCGTCCAAGGTTCGTCTCGTCGATACGCATGCAACGGTCGTGCAAGGCTCAAGCAAGGAAATTTTGGAGAACCCTGGCTTATCTCCGCTCGTCCTCCGTTAGCGTAGCCCCACTCCTCGAACACACGCAAGTGCTCAACTCCATCATGCAGACCGCTTGCAACCAATCGAGTAGGACAAGACTACCGCGATTCTGGTGGAAGTGGCAGACTATCAGTATGCGCGATCAAAGCCTCTAGCTGTACTATCAAAGAGTTTAGGACGTCGTAACCTATCTGTCCAGCAAGGCGAGTGCCCGCCCCGCTCTTGACAACAGCATCATGACAGGCACTGGGACTTGGCTCCCACCTTGACCTTCCCCATCAAGTTTCGCGAGCCTGCCAAAACGGCGGCTCAAGACGTCTTGCCCAGCATTGCCAACCATGATAAGACGGTGGCGAGTGGAGTGCTGGCGAAACGAGGCTGCTTAAGAGCCCGCAACGCCCAAGAACCATGTACCTGGCC from Ascochyta rabiei chromosome 2, complete sequence includes these protein-coding regions:
- a CDS encoding snoRNA-binding rRNA-processing protein imp4, whose protein sequence is MIRKQARERRDYLYRRALTLRDAELASKRAALKASLASGKPLTRELADDEALRADFKYDESRADRTVEEELGLDDEYAQLSGVVDPRILVTTSRDPSSRLGTFAKEMRLLLPTSVRLNRGNLILNNLVESAKSSGLSDIVLLHEHRGTPTALTVSHFPHGPTASFSLHNVVLRADIPNSARGTVSESYPHLIFEGFESKLGKRVVQVLKHLFPPREPTAKIGNRVVTFKNIEDTIEVRHHVFVKTGYQSVELAEVGPRMSMRLFEIRAGTLDNKEGDVEWHLNQYTRTGRKKDYL